Proteins co-encoded in one Cricetulus griseus strain 17A/GY chromosome 1 unlocalized genomic scaffold, alternate assembly CriGri-PICRH-1.0 chr1_1, whole genome shotgun sequence genomic window:
- the LOC100765588 gene encoding cytochrome b-c1 complex subunit 6, mitochondrial isoform X2 codes for MGLEDERKMLTGSRDSKEEEEQEELVDPLTTVREQCEQLEKCVKARERLELCDKHVFPNTDEKDCTEELFDFLYARDHCVAHKLFNRLK; via the coding sequence ATGGGACTAGAGGACGAACGAAAGATGCTTACTGGATCCAGAGActccaaagaggaagaagagcaggaGGAATTAGTGGACCCCCTAACTACAGTGAGAGAGCAATGTGAGCAGTTAGAGAAGTGTGTAAAGGCCAGGGAGCGGCTAGAGCTTTGTGATAAGCATGTCTTCCCCAACACAGACGAAAAGGATTGTACAGAGGAGCTCTTTGACTTCTTGTATGCACGTGACCACTGTGTGGCCCACAAACTCTTTAACAGATTGAAGTAG